Part of the Microcoleus sp. AS-A8 genome, ATCGCGCACTACTGGATGGAGCAATTACCCGTTACCTGTGTGATCGCCTGATTAGGGTCAGGCTAAGTGTATCGGGGACGAAGGACAGCCGTTATATTAGACTGTTGTGTTGTAGTTAGCCGATTCCCGAACGTACTCAATAAAGCTTGACACGATACTGGGAGCACCATTTGCGGGACAAAATATTCCTCCCGTTTGGCTGTTGTGCCGAAGGTAGTTAGCATCAGTAAGAAGAATTTGGTGTGCCTTCGGTAGGTTCCAGAACGGTATAGAGGGCAGTAAATGATGGACTAGGTGGAAGTTTTCGCCGTGCATACTGGTAAAGAATGCCTCATACCAGGGGCTAAAGCGATTCCTTGTCATGTACAGATCGACTGTGCTGTTTCCCACGAGTGGGTAATGTTCGCCCAGTTCAATGAACCATCCTAAAACTTGAAACACGGTGATGTAGGGAACTAACCAAAATAAGATTAGCTTGTCCCAAAATCCTAACCAGATAGATGCACCAATAAGGATGAGTAGATAGGCGAACATGATGAGACTTTCGTGACGGTTGCCTTCTTTGGAGAAGAGTCTATGCTTAACTACATAGACCAAGTAACGCGGTACTTTTAACAGCAGCAGGGGCTGGATAATATGCTTCAGGAGAAAGTCTCTAGGGCTAAGTGGCTCGTACAGTCCTGCTTCTCGATAAAGCCTAAAATCGGGGTCTAGTTCAGGGTTGCCCAAGTATCTGTGATGCAAGGAGCAGTGGGATTTCTTGTATACAATCATCTGCTGGAAAATCAGGTATCCGGAGCAGAATGTACCCAGTACCCAGTTCAACGATTTGTTTTTAACTAATACTCCATGAGCGCTCTCATGTACTAGGGTAGCTAAAGCTCGCTGGCGAGACCCAATTAGTAGAAGCGCTAGTGGGTAGAAAAACCATGTGACATGGCTTGTAATCAGGATACTGGTAAGGATGATGAAATAGTTTTCAAACAAGGCTAGTAGACCATGCCAATTATCTAGCTTTGTTAGGTCTCTTATCTGGCTGGTAATCTCCTGAGAAAATTTATACCGCTCATACTTTTCTTTCATAACATTGCTACCATAAATAAATGCTATTTTTGATGACTCGGTGGGAGGAAGTGAAACTACCATTGGCAAAGGTTCTCAAGAAATGGATAAAGAAACTTGATGCCCACTAGGATGGGCATTAAGAGATATAGATAGAAATAAGCGGAAGACTTAATTAAGGTGATTCAATCGAAAATAAAAAGCGATAGTTTTGGATTGTTTTTTAGCTCGGTTATCTTAGACAGGGCAAAGCTGGAAAACTCTGAACTGCTGCAACTAAAAATATTACAACTACGGTTGAGCACTTAAGATTGACTTGGTGAATAGTCTCTTAAAATTCGTGAAAAAGCATTCAAAGCTGTAGTAAATAGCTCTGGATTAACTCCGAAACTAATCCTAAAGAAACCTGGCATATCAAAAGCTTCCCCTGGAAGAACTAACACTCCAGTTTCTTCTACTAATTTTTGAGCAAATAGGTCACTTTTAATGGATTTCTCCTTAAAAAAAGGAAATGCCACCGTTCCGGCATCTGGCTTAACCCAACCGATCACATCACTATGTTGCTCAACAAAATTATTGAACTGAACCAAGTTCTGTGAAATCCATCCTTTATATTTAGGAATAATTTGCTTCCAGTTGAGCAGGACAGATTTGGCAAGAAAATCATTGATAGGGCAAACTGTATGAGTGGTGTAATCTTTAAAATTATGGCAAGCGTCTATTACCTCTTTTGAGCCAATCAACCATCCGATTCGTAAACCAATACAGCCGAAGCACTTGCCGGGAGAACCCAGCGCAACTACGTTGGGCGCTCTACCATACAAAGAGGGTAAGATATCAATATTGTTAGTGTGTGGAAGGAAGCGATAATGCTCGTCAGAAAGGATTTGGGCGTTGTGTTTTTGGGCTAGCTCTAATACGGCTTTGATTTCCTCGTCAGAGTATACTACTCCGGTAGGATTGTGAGGGCTATTGAGTACAATAACCTCTGTTTTGTCATCGACTAATTTTGATAAGTCCTCTAGATTTAGTCTAAAGTTGTTTTCTGGCCGCAGTTGTAAATAGCGAACCTCATAGCCAAGAAAACTGGGGACTTCATGCAAGATGTGGAATGCTGGCACGGGAACCACTACATTAGCTCCTGGCTGATAGCGAACATGAAAATAAATCAAGATGGCTTCGGTTGTTCCAGATGTGACCAAAATTGAGTCAGGAGTTACACCCTCATAAAAAGAGGCGATCGCTTTTCTTAAGCCTAAAGAACCATAGGTGTCGTTATTTTCCAAACTAAGCTGGTATAACTCTTCTACAGAACACCCCGTCAGACTGATTAGCTCCCCAACGGATAGATTTGTGACACCACTTTCCCCAAGATTATAGGGAGCATTTTGATACTGAAGCAACCAGGTTTCCAATAAAGATGGTACTATTTTCATTCCAATTTACCCCTTCAAAGATAGACAAGATGTTTTAGTCCGAGCCAATGCCGCCGCGATGATTTCTGACATCAGTTGTGCAAACGATGTACCAGAAAGGTGCAAAATCTTGCCAACCGAACTTCTTCGATCGCCAGTAATGTCGCAGTTAGGATTCACCTCAAGGACGAAGAGTTGTTGGGATGCTTTGTCCATCCGCACATCGACTCGCCCAAATCCGTTACCACCAACTGCACAGTAGGCGCGTTTGGCTAAGTCGCAAAGCCTGTCATGCAAGGTTGGATTGACCCGTTGACAATGGAAGAGTGTTGCTTCCGGTGACAGGGGAGTTTCTCCTTCGCACTTTCCGTGGTAGCGCTCGTAAGACAAAAACCGTTCGGTTTCAGGCAAGCTGGAGTGAAACACCCGTTCCACAGGTGGGTAGATTTTGATGCTTTCTGGCTGATGGACAGAACCGATTAGGAAGACTGTAAACTCAGAACCATTGATAAATCGTTCCACAAAAATGCTGTCCGGCGGAAATTGCATTCCGTGCTGTCCACAGAGCAATCGCTGAACCTGTTCGCTGAGCTGTTCGTCGCTGTGGACAACTGATTGTAAAGAAAGTCCTCGGCTTTCAAAAGACATCGCGGGTTTGACAATCAGGGGAGTGCCAAGGCGATCGCAAATCCCCTGAACGCAGCTAGGGTCAACAATAACTTCATAGGGAGCCGTCGGTACACCCGCTTCAACAAAGGCACGCTTCATCCTAATTTTGGAGGTGCTCAGTTCCATAGAGTCAAAATCTGCTCCTGTAGAAGCGATACCTTTAGCTTCTAGCAGTTTGTAAACGCAAGTGCCAGGGTAGTTGGTATCCTCATCCCCAATGCAATAGTTCAGCACCACAGGAATGTACTCATTGGCGGAAGCAGCCACTTCCTCAACAACGGCGTGCATATTTTCCAAGGTGATTGGCTGCCACTTCCACTTCAAGCCAAGTTCTGCAAAGACATCTGCTAGTTCTTGACGATATAACGGAGTTTCGTCGCCTAGTTGGCTGATTAACCCTTGCTCTGTGACGCGGTGAGGCATAAATACCCAGACAAATAGCTTACTGTTACGCACAGGCAATTCCTTATAAATTGATATTGGCTTCATTAATCTGCTGCAAAGAGGTGGCATATAATTCTCATTGTTGAACCAATTTTTTTAGCTCAAATACTACCAACAATGCACCCAGATAATTTCGTAATAAAGATGCCTCAATTTGCCTAGATTGAGACATTAAAAACGCTGTAGTAATTCAGGCTAATTTTGATTCCTAAAATGCCTTTGAACAATGTGGTAGTAATTCAGCCGAAGTCCCTTATGTTGGGTTAATCTCTGATGCCTACCTATTCTGTAGGTTAATCGCTAAAAAACTTATTGTCTAGGTAAAAAACCAGACTTTGCATTAAATTTAAGAAGTTAAATTCCTAATTAAGTCTATAGATAAGTTGCTGATACGAATAATTTTTAACCTTGACATCATAGTAGTTAAGCTTTTCTGTGAAAACAGCACAAAAAAGCCCTCCTGCTTTGGGAGAGTGAGAGAGTTACTTGACTTTTTCTTTTGACATAAATTATGTCTACACCTCTATGAGTCTTGCTTTATAGTTCAGGGTGTTGTTAACCACTTCCTTTCCAAGCTTCAAAACTGTATCAAGAGTCTCCATTATGGTTCCCCAACTCCTCCCGCGTCAGTCGGGAAAGTCGGATTGTTAAGTCGGAAAAGTCTGATGTTGCATAAATTCCTATATATTACAAAGATAACTTATGCCTTAAGGGAGATGTCAATCAGAATATAGCTGTAATATGTAAATCTTCCGTGAATACCTTTTTTGCAGAGAAAATAAATTGAACCATCCGAACCAACAACACAGTCAAAGCATAAGTTGTATTAGTCTCATACCCTTTATTCCAAAGCTGAAAAATTGGCAGCTTATTGCGCTAGCGCACAGGATGTCATAAAAGAAGCGCTCACCTCTAGGACTGCGCTTTGTGCGATCACTTCCCTTCTTGTCAAGCTTAACCAAAAAACGATTGCCTTTCTTCAAGTAAAAAAGAAGAGGAATGGCACTCGTAGTTTCTACTTTAAGACGATTCCTAAAGTCACTTTCTGAATTTTTCGAGTTAGAGGCTTTTTTTCTAACTTGATGCCCCCTATGAGATGAGCGCGATAAGCGGAAAAGGGGGCGATCTCACCCCCTCTTCCCCAAACTCTACCAGCCGCGATCACACCAGAAGGTGATATACCTAGAAACGGGACAGTATCGACTGGGAGAACCTCAACCCATCTATTTAGTCTGACTCTCTGGGTATGGAATGAGGTTAAAAGCAACCAACCAAATGTTGGATGAGTTAATGTTTTTCTTGTTTCTTCTCTTTTAAACTGAATAATGTGAACAGTTTTGTCATATTACCATAACTCGCTTGTAAGTCTAAGTAATTTTCCGTCATGGCTGCATTAAATTCGGCGAGTGGGGCGTCATATCTTCCCGCATTGCTGTCGAAGATCGTGACCTTACTATTTAATACTCCTTTGCTGGTGGTAATTCCTATGGCGTGTCCTCCATGATCTCCCGATATGCCTAAAATGAAATGCTTGTTATTACTCTGAATTAATCGCTTATTTATATCTTCCAGTTGACTCTTTTCGATATAAGGTGCTGCCATTCTTAGACTATCTTTGTCATCATATTCCAGTCCAACTTTTATTAATTCATCGTACATTCCCGTGTCTATTAGTGGAGATAATCCTATTACATTCTCTCCACTCAGATGGACTTCCTGTATGTTAATCGCCTTTCCCAGGTCTCCGACTAGAGGGGTTTTAGTGTCCGGTTTTAGGCTTTGCTCCATATTCTGCCACATCTCCTCCTCCTTTCCTTTTATTGTCCGCCCTAGCCAATTGATTGTTAGACCAAGACATACTCCTTCGTTTATGTCCCTTCCCATCGCCTTGGCCCAACCACTTTGGTTGCAAACTCTTGTTCTGTACTTTACATTACTCTGCACTTTTTTCTCCTCGTGTTTCTTTTGTTTGGTTCTTCTGTATCACTTCTGTAATGAGTATGAGACTCTAACGACCGTCTTGGGGATATCACTTTGTGCTTCTACTCTCTCGACGGTTCTCGCCGTCTCTTTCTGAATTTTTTCAGGATGGAGATTTTTTCCAACGTTAGTGCACCTTCATCGTGTCCTACTGTTTGGTAGTTTGCGCCGACACCGTCGTAAATACCGGAGTTACAGAGATTGTGGGCTGTGCGAGCGCGAAGCGCGTGCGAAGCACTCTCGCTGACAGAACTACCACCACAACAGTGATGTAATGCAGTTGCGGCGGTGGTGGGCTGAGAAAAAACCGCATCTAGTGGCGCAACTGCGGGCGAGAACCTATCGCTTTCGCGAACAGAGGTGCGTGAGGGTGCTAGGAGTGGTGAAATAAATTTGGCCTTGCATAATTCTAGGATGATTGAATGCTAGGCGCTGCTTGTTTTCATGTCGTTTTTTTCTCTTTGTCTTCCCACTCTCCGAATAGCGTATCTGTCCCAAAACCTTCGGTCATATTCTTGTCTTCGCCTGTGGCTAACAGGGCCATCCAAAACTCTTCTTCCATGGCTAGTTCGCTTACGGGCCGCCAGATATTGTAACGCTCTTTTCCCATTTCTCGTTTGTGGTATATTCCTACCCATTGCTGTCTTTTTTCTCTATCCCCGCGCCATTCCGCAAACACGACTACCTCTCTGGGGGGGGTTCCTTTGCTATTTTTTTCACCCAGCCATTCATCTAGTACATTAGCGGACAACGGTTGTCCTTTTTCTCCGTGCAATATGCCTGCGTATAGCTTGGGTGTTGTTTTCCCTTTCCAGTCGGCGAATTTGGTGGGTATCTTTATCAATGGGTGAGTGGTCTCTCCTGTGAACGGGCTAGAAATGGTTTTGCCGGTCAGGTGGTTGTCTGTCCAGCCACGTTTTTCCTTTCCTATTGTGTTTTCTAGCCGAAATGGATCTAGTCCAAGTATGCAATTTTTTTTTTTGAAGATTTGTTCAGTGGGTGGTTCTCTACGCAGGTAACGGGGAGTGCTATGTCGCAGTTTGAGGGGGTTTGTGGCGTGAAGTAATATGGGTACGTCTCAGGTGGATTTGCGATTTTTTTAGAGTCAATTTGAAAATCGCATCTGTATATTATGTTGAAGTAGTTATTAGTAGCGTCTTTTCCTTGTAGTCGTTTGAGGAACTCCCCTCCTCGTATTGGTGTGGTGAGTTGTAGTGCCGTTAATAATTCTTGGCAACTTTTCAGTGCTGCGGCCTCTTCATCGGTGTGACCATCTCTGACCCAGCATTCGATCTCATCGGTCTCTTCGGTGGTTGTCTTTGTAAAAATTCCTTCGGCTGTGTATCTTTCTTTGCTTTCCATAGGGTTTCCTCTTTTTGCTTTTGTCCGGTTGAGCGCTGTTATAGACTTTTGACCGACTCGATTGAATTAAAATAATTTACTCCTCACAGATAAACCTATATTCTTCCCTTGTGAGAGAATGCTCCTCTAAAAACCTCTTCATTTTCTGCTTTCCCTCGGCAATATTTTGAGAGCAAATCGCTACAGAAGCATAGGGAACTTCATATTTTTCTTCAGCGGGTATTTCTTTCTCTAGAACAATTACATAGAAATCTGACTTGGATGACAACTCCTTCAGCTTTGCTGCATCTATCCCATGCTTATGCAATGATGCGTAACAGAGAAAACCATTGTGGTATATACGGGGTAAGCTATTTTTATTGACAAACGGTTTGATACCGCAAGCAATCAGGTAGGAATACAGGATAAGGTTAATATCCCATACATTAAATACCCATTTAGGAAAATAAAAACCAGCCATCCTAGCATTAATTTCTAAAATTTTTACTCCCAGTGGTGTGTAGATTGCCTCTACGTTAAAAATACCCTGTTTTAAACCAACGTTGTGGCAGGCTTTCCAGGCGGCGTGAATCAAATTATCTTGCTTTTCTTTGTCCAGTAAACTAGGCATAATAGCCGTCATCTCCTTACAGAGAGTAGGCAGAGTGGGTCCATTATCAGTTACATAACCAGCTACCAACTCACCGTCAAACATGATTAGGTCAACATCATGTTCAGACCCTTGCAGGTAAGGCGTGACAAATATTTGATACTTAAAACTTAACCCAGCACCATACTGTGTGGCGGTTTTAATATAGCTTTTATAGTCTTCAAACTTAGCTAATAATTCTTCTTCTGTTTGAATTACTTCTACACCAAAGGAAGCACTTCCAGTATCTAACTTAATTACTAAAGGATAGTAGTGTTGTGGAATATTCTGGACATCCGCTACATTATTTAAGACCCGAAAATCTACGCCATTAGAGAATTCTCGACATTCACAGGTTAGTTTACTAGACTCATCAGCTAGAATTTTTTTATGAGTCAATAATTTGCTTTTAGCAATACTTGTGCTTTGATAATCGTTGGCTGCTTTCCCTAACAAGCTAGCAACTAAAGAGGACAAAGGTACATTATCTTCCCAAAACGTAACTACACCGTCCACAGCGATGCAATGATTGCGGACAACTTCCACAATTGCTAGGGCATTTTCAATATCTTTGGTATGGTCGTCAATGTCAATATTGAAAAACTGGCTGCTGTAACTGGCAGCGAAATGTTGAGAATCGCTATCAATTAAAATAATATTGATACCTACTTGATTGGCAAATTCAAAAACATTCAACTTTGAGTAGCCTCCACCTCCAATCATCAATATATTCTTGCCTTTTAGCATATATTGATAGCAGCGGTACAACATCGTTTCCACCCATTTATCTAGGATGTCAGTCCTGTTGTTAAAATGTTGCACTTCGTATTGCTGCAAGGTACCAATACAATCGTGATCGTTGACTTCAATTAGAAACGGTTCTAATTGATTATTGTGATTCCTTAAAAAAATATCTAAACCAATGAAATCAGTTTGTTTGTTTTGTTGGGTGACATGGGTTAAATATTGCGTTTCGTAGCCAATAATAGACTCTAGTACCGCTTCACCTAATCGGTTAATTTTTTCAACAAGCTGATTCTTATCCTCGTTTGTCAACTGGAGCAAGTTACACACATAGTCAATTGAAAAACTTTCGGAAGTATCTCCATTAATGGGTTGGTCAATATAACCTAGATTGCAGATAATCCCAGATGTTTCAACCACATTATTGGGGCGGCGGGTCACAAACACCCTCAGCCTTGCACCCAGGTTACTATTCTCAGTAATGCTTGAACCGATAACTTCCTCCACAAACAGACAATCATTGTCCTGGAGTGAATCCATACATTTCTTAAAGTTTTCAACAGCCCTATCCAGATTATCTTTTGACTCAATAGTGCATAATCGGCTTCCCATCCACCTTGCTCCAGAA contains:
- a CDS encoding aminotransferase class I/II-fold pyridoxal phosphate-dependent enzyme, coding for MKIVPSLLETWLLQYQNAPYNLGESGVTNLSVGELISLTGCSVEELYQLSLENNDTYGSLGLRKAIASFYEGVTPDSILVTSGTTEAILIYFHVRYQPGANVVVPVPAFHILHEVPSFLGYEVRYLQLRPENNFRLNLEDLSKLVDDKTEVIVLNSPHNPTGVVYSDEEIKAVLELAQKHNAQILSDEHYRFLPHTNNIDILPSLYGRAPNVVALGSPGKCFGCIGLRIGWLIGSKEVIDACHNFKDYTTHTVCPINDFLAKSVLLNWKQIIPKYKGWISQNLVQFNNFVEQHSDVIGWVKPDAGTVAFPFFKEKSIKSDLFAQKLVEETGVLVLPGEAFDMPGFFRISFGVNPELFTTALNAFSRILRDYSPSQS
- a CDS encoding YopT-type cysteine protease domain-containing protein; the encoded protein is MQSNVKYRTRVCNQSGWAKAMGRDINEGVCLGLTINWLGRTIKGKEEEMWQNMEQSLKPDTKTPLVGDLGKAINIQEVHLSGENVIGLSPLIDTGMYDELIKVGLEYDDKDSLRMAAPYIEKSQLEDINKRLIQSNNKHFILGISGDHGGHAIGITTSKGVLNSKVTIFDSNAGRYDAPLAEFNAAMTENYLDLQASYGNMTKLFTLFSLKEKKQEKH
- a CDS encoding ATP-grasp domain-containing protein, with amino-acid sequence MKPISIYKELPVRNSKLFVWVFMPHRVTEQGLISQLGDETPLYRQELADVFAELGLKWKWQPITLENMHAVVEEVAASANEYIPVVLNYCIGDEDTNYPGTCVYKLLEAKGIASTGADFDSMELSTSKIRMKRAFVEAGVPTAPYEVIVDPSCVQGICDRLGTPLIVKPAMSFESRGLSLQSVVHSDEQLSEQVQRLLCGQHGMQFPPDSIFVERFINGSEFTVFLIGSVHQPESIKIYPPVERVFHSSLPETERFLSYERYHGKCEGETPLSPEATLFHCQRVNPTLHDRLCDLAKRAYCAVGGNGFGRVDVRMDKASQQLFVLEVNPNCDITGDRRSSVGKILHLSGTSFAQLMSEIIAAALARTKTSCLSLKG
- a CDS encoding ATP-grasp domain-containing protein, yielding MFETINSVLQAYKLKPIKEAEAELESDGSQPCIVFFSLADERLTLLLAASRILPESAFIVTEPTWVKVVQEGDKSVLYILEGITMNEFGQCFHTKFKTPQRITFLCNFCTEAGFSFYEPVHQEKAQKFQFYEGLADCPMSSGIELEEYTNDKLHTRLLAAARNVNVPQTMVFGFSLEKYSHHPVTPKVQLISLSRNLSSDEIQEYLTAFPASQFVIKPSGARWMGSRLCTIESKDNLDRAVENFKKCMDSLQDNDCLFVEEVIGSSITENSNLGARLRVFVTRRPNNVVETSGIICNLGYIDQPINGDTSESFSIDYVCNLLQLTNEDKNQLVEKINRLGEAVLESIIGYETQYLTHVTQQNKQTDFIGLDIFLRNHNNQLEPFLIEVNDHDCIGTLQQYEVQHFNNRTDILDKWVETMLYRCYQYMLKGKNILMIGGGGYSKLNVFEFANQVGINIILIDSDSQHFAASYSSQFFNIDIDDHTKDIENALAIVEVVRNHCIAVDGVVTFWEDNVPLSSLVASLLGKAANDYQSTSIAKSKLLTHKKILADESSKLTCECREFSNGVDFRVLNNVADVQNIPQHYYPLVIKLDTGSASFGVEVIQTEEELLAKFEDYKSYIKTATQYGAGLSFKYQIFVTPYLQGSEHDVDLIMFDGELVAGYVTDNGPTLPTLCKEMTAIMPSLLDKEKQDNLIHAAWKACHNVGLKQGIFNVEAIYTPLGVKILEINARMAGFYFPKWVFNVWDINLILYSYLIACGIKPFVNKNSLPRIYHNGFLCYASLHKHGIDAAKLKELSSKSDFYVIVLEKEIPAEEKYEVPYASVAICSQNIAEGKQKMKRFLEEHSLTREEYRFICEE
- a CDS encoding fatty acid desaturase family protein; translation: MVVSLPPTESSKIAFIYGSNVMKEKYERYKFSQEITSQIRDLTKLDNWHGLLALFENYFIILTSILITSHVTWFFYPLALLLIGSRQRALATLVHESAHGVLVKNKSLNWVLGTFCSGYLIFQQMIVYKKSHCSLHHRYLGNPELDPDFRLYREAGLYEPLSPRDFLLKHIIQPLLLLKVPRYLVYVVKHRLFSKEGNRHESLIMFAYLLILIGASIWLGFWDKLILFWLVPYITVFQVLGWFIELGEHYPLVGNSTVDLYMTRNRFSPWYEAFFTSMHGENFHLVHHLLPSIPFWNLPKAHQILLTDANYLRHNSQTGGIFCPANGAPSIVSSFIEYVRESANYNTTV